From Zalophus californianus isolate mZalCal1 chromosome 16, mZalCal1.pri.v2, whole genome shotgun sequence, one genomic window encodes:
- the CCDC40 gene encoding coiled-coil domain-containing protein 40, which yields MAEPGGQDGGSQLEGESTSAGEEAQNNEGDRASPTGKTGDQNIDEAVGATELSEGEIEASGEVTTEGEIETEGEVETEGEVEIDGEVEISGEVEREEEFEFEGDEVEFEFEGEFESDVEAASPEGKVSSVDLAYSEVGAGAVPQEEAGPTYPDEHGGREGVPEDREAPRPSESRDLGDISTQPSRQIVDSSEQIGQDASRPRASRSKKSGEGLQQEVFPLGARHHLRLSPGSSITSSDFDELLLSTEEPFIQELGVPPEEPGAQPGRGAAPAFLDRIQQLGTAEEGTVERTERTESEGSDEAEEDRHQLVVLDPDHPLMVRFQAALKNYLNRQIEKLKLELQELSVATKQSRVQRQELGVDLYGVQQHLARLQMQLEKNHDLHSVAACARRQREEELQSVRLRYARTCETANKERKKLAALQAELESLALHLFYMQNIDQDVRDDIRVMKQVVKKSEMERMRAEVEKKKQDLHVDQLTTKANQLEEQIALLEAQSCAQAEDTRALRKAVSEACTEIDAINMEKRRILQQWATCLVGMKHRDEAHRTIQEALSECQHQITSIDTEIEAYKKSIMKEEEKNEKLAGVLNREETEANLMQKLTTQCLTKQEALQNEFNTYRLVLQDTEDTLGKAQVEYATTMGDLQSVHQTIRHELELRRRMDASILEKLQEHMTSNKMTKYFHQIILKLRKEKTNLVTHLSKIDGDIAQTTLDITNTNCRLDMHQKTLVELDKEVKKVNDLITNSENEISRRTILIERKQGLINFFNKQLEQMVSELGGEEVGPLELEIKRLTKLMEEHNTNVTQAQVTWLRLQQEMVKVTQEQEEQLVSLDMFKKEMHILEQKKLRIENKIAQEKKEQKQIERHMKGLDNDLKKLNVLISKNRSSSEGLQQDNLVMEKEFVCALKASERETIEMQEKLNQLQEEKAATLNNLVEAEHQIMLWEKKIQLAKEMRASVDSETGQTEIRAMKAEIHRMKVRHGQLLKQQEKMIRDMELAVARRETISTQAKGQSKMDKKLLTRTDFHHQQTELQRKIRDIRKATEECTKAILELEKTQRNLSSSLSEKQEQLSTVQSSIDELEADLHRLLALKKQNLSELVALQTRVKHLQAVKDGRYVFLFRSKQSLLAEHRRLNNRLAVISTILDHVKDEYPQFQEALLKVSQTVASKLQPSESP from the exons ATGGCGGAGCCGGGTGGCCAGGACGGCGG GTCTCAGCTGGAAGGCGAATCAACTTCTGCAGGAGAGGAGGCCCAGAATAATGAAGGCGACAGG GCGTCACCCACAGGGAAGACCGGTGACCAAAACATTGACGAGGCTGTTGGTGCTACCGAGCTTTCTGAAGGGGAAATTGAAGCCTCTGGGGAAGTCACAACTGAAGGAGAAATCGAAACTGAGGGAGAAGTGGAAACTGAGGGAGAAGTGGAAATTGATGGAGAAGTGGAAATCAGTGGAGAAGTagaaagggaagaggaatttGAATTTGAAGGGGATGAAGTCGAATTTGAATTTGAAGGGGAATTCGAATCCGATGTGGAAGCCGCCTCCCCTGAAGGGAAAGTCAGTTCTGTAGACCTGGCTTATTCAGAAGTCGGTGCTGGGGCGGTGCCCCAAGAGGAAGCGGGCCCCACGTACCCAGATGagcatggagggagggaaggtgttCCTGAAGACAGAGAAGCCCCCCGTCCATCGGAATCCAGAGATTTGGGGGACATCTCCACACAGCCATCCCGGCAAATAGTAGACTCATCAGAGCAAATAGGCCAGGACGCTTCTAGACCCAGGGCTAGCAGATCG AAAAAATCCGGTGAAGGGCTCCAGCAGGAAGTCTTTCCTCTGGGGGCACGACACCACCTCCGACTGAGCCCGGGGAGCAGCATCACCTCCTCAGACTTTGACGAGCTGCTCTTGAGCACGGAGGAGCCCTTCATCCAGGAGCTAG GTGTCCCCCCAGAGGAGCCCGGTGCGCAGCCAGGGAGAGGAGCCGCGCCGGCCTTCCTGGACCGGATCCAGCAGCTGGGCACCGCCGAAGAAGGGACTGTCGAGAGAACGGAGAGAACGGAGTCGGAGGGGAGTGACGAGGCCGAGGAAGATAGACACCAGCTGGTGGTTCTGGACCCCGACCAC CCCCTGATGGTAAGGTTCCAGGCTGCGCTGAAGAACTATCTTAACCGCCAGATAGAGAAGCTGAAACTGGAACTTCAAGAACTG AGTGTGGCCACCAAGCAAAGCCGCGTGCAGCGCCAGGAGCTGGGCGTGGATCTCTACGGGGTCCAGCAGCACCTGGCCCGCCTGCAGATGCAGCTCGAGAAGAACCACGACCTCCACTCCGTGGCAGCGTGCGCCAggcggcagagggaggaggagcttCAGAGTGTGCGCCTTCGCTACGCCAGGACCTGCGAGACAGCCAACAAGGAGCGCAAAAAGC TGGCGGCTCTGCAAGCTGAGTTGGAGAGCCTGGCTCTGCATCTCTTCTACATGCAGAACATAGACCAGGACGTGCGTGACGACATCCGTGTGATGAAGCAAGTGGTGAAGAAGTCAGAGATGGAGCGGATGCGGGCCGAGgtggagaagaagaagcag GACCTTCACGTGGACCAGCTCACCACCAAAGCCAACCAGCTGGAAGAGCAAATCGCGCTGCTGGAGGCTCAGAGCTGTGCCCAGGCCGAGGACACGCGGGCTCTCAGGAAAGCCGTGAGCGAG GCCTGCACAGAGATAGACGCCATCAACATGGAGAAAAGGCGCATCCTGCAGCAGTGGGCCACCTGCCTGGTGGGCATGAAGCATCGCGACGAGGCTCACAGGACCATCCAGGAAGCGCTCAG CGAGTGCCAGCACCAGATCACGTCCATCGACACGGAGATCGAGGCCTACAAGAAATCCATcatgaaggaggaagagaagaatgagaagTTGGCGGGCGTCCTGAACCGCGAGGAGACAGAAGCCAACCTGATGCAGAAACTAACCACGCAGTGCCTGACCAAGCAGGAGGCTCTGCAGAACGAGTTCAACACCTACCGGCTGGTGCTGCAGGACACGGAGGACACGCTGGGCAAGGCCCAAGTG GAGTACGCGACCACCATGGGCGACCTGCAGTCGGTCCACCAGACCATCCGGCACGAGCTAGAGCTGAGGCGGAGGATGGATGCCTCAATCTTGGAAAAGCTGCAGGAGCACATGACCTCCAACAAGATGACCAAGTACTTCCATCAGATCATCCTGAAGCTCCGGAAGGAAAAGACCAACCTG GTGACACATCTTTCCAAAATTGACGGCGACATTGCTCAGACCACCCTGGACATCACAAACACCAACTGCAGGCTGGACATGCACCAGAAGACGCTGGTCGAGCTCGACAAGGAAGTGAAAAAGGTCAATGACCTCATCACCAACAGCGAGAACGAGATCTCTAGGCGAACAATCCTGATCGAGAGAAAGCAAGGCCTCATCAACTTCTTCAATAAGCAGCTGGAGCAGATGGTTTCTGAACTGGGG GGGGAAGAAGTAGGGCCTCTGGAGCTTGAAATCAAAAGGCTGACCAAGCTGATGGAAGAGCACAACACCAACGTGACGCAGGCCCAGGTGACCTGGCTCCGCCTGCAGCAAGAGATGGTGAAGGTCACTCAGGAGCAGGAGGAACAGCTGGTGTCTCTGGACATGTTCAAGAAGGAGATGCACATCCTGGAGCAGAAGAAGCTGCGGATAGAAA ACAAGATCGCTCAGGAGAAGAAGGAGCAAAAGCAGATCGAGCGCCACATGAAGGGCCTGGACAACGACCTGAAGAAGCTCAACGTGCTGATAAGCAAGAACCGGAGCAGCTCCGAGGGGCTGCAGCAGGACAACCTGGTGATGGAGAAGGAGTTCGTGTGCGCGCTGAAG GCCTCGGAGAGGGAGACCATCGAGATGCAGGAGAAGCTGAACCAGCTGCAGGAGGAGAAGGCGGCCACTCTGAACAACCTGGTGGAGGCGGA ACACCAGATCAtgctttgggagaaaaaaatccagcTGGCAAAAGAGATGCGTGCATCGGTGGATTCCGAGACCGGCCAGACGGAGATCCGagccatgaaggcagagatccaCAGGATGAAG GTCAGGCATGGGCAGCTGCTGAAGCAGCAGGAGAAGATGATCCGTGACATGGAGCTGGCCGTCGCCCGCAGAGAAACCATCTCGACTCAGGCCAAGGGGCAGTCCAAGATGGACAAGAAATTGCTCACCCGGACGGACTTCCACCACCAGCAGACAGAGCTGCAACGCAAGATCAGGGACATTCGCAAG GCCACCGAGGAGTGCACCAAAGCCATCTTGGAACTGGAGAAAACTCAGAGAAACCTGAGCAGCTCCCTCTCGGAGAAGCAGGAACAGCTGTCAACAGTGCAGTCCAGCATCGACGAGCTCGAGGCCGACCTGCACCGGCTCTTGGCCCTCAAGAAACAG AACCTCTCGGAGCTGGTGGCCCTGCAGACGCGGGTCAAGCACCTCCAGGCTGTGAAGGACGGGAGGTACGTGTTCCTGTTCCGCTCCAAGCAGTCGCTGCTGGCCGAGCACAGGCGCCTGAACAACCGGCTGGCGGTCATCAGCACCATCCTCGACCACGTGAAGGACGAGTACCCCCAGTTCCAGGAGGCCCTGCTCAAGGTCAGCCAGACCGTCGCCAGCAAGCTCCAGCCGTCTGAGTCCCCCTAG